The following are encoded in a window of Narcine bancroftii isolate sNarBan1 chromosome 2, sNarBan1.hap1, whole genome shotgun sequence genomic DNA:
- the LOC138754269 gene encoding guanine nucleotide-binding protein G(I)/G(S)/G(T) subunit beta-1, protein MSELEQLRQEAEQLKNQIRDARKACADATLAQITANIDPVGRIQMRTRRTLRGHLAKIYAMHWGTDSRLLVSASQDGKLIIWDSYTTNKVHAIPLRSSWVMTCAYAPSGNYVACGGLDNICSIYNLKTREGNVRVSRELAGHTGYLSCCRFLDDNQIVTSSGDTTCALWDIETGQQTTTFTGHTGDVMSLSLAPDTRLFVSGACDASGKLWDIREGMCRQTFTGHESDINAICFFPNGNAFATGSDDATCRLFDLRADQELMVYSHDNIICGITSVAFSKSGRLLLAGYDDFNCNVWDTLKADRAGVLAGHDNRVSCLGVTDDGMAVATGSWDSFLKIWN, encoded by the exons GATGCCAGAAAAGCATGTGCGGATGCTACTTTGGCCCAG ATCACAGCTAACATTGATCCTGTGGGCCGAATTCAGATGCGTACTAGGCGAACACTACGAGGCCACCTTGCTAAAATTTATGCAATGCACTGGGGTACTGACTCCAG ACTGCTTGTCAGTGCCTCCCAAGATGGGAAATTGATCATCTGGGATAGCTACACCACAAACAAG GTTCATGCCATACCTCTGCGATCTTCCTGGGTCATGACCTGTGCATATGCTCCTTCTGGTAATTATGTTGCTTGTGGTGGTTTGGATAACATCTGTTCCATCTACAATCTAAAAACCCGTGAAGGAAATGTCCGTGTCAGTCGTGAGCTAGCTGGGCATACAG GTTACCTGTCCTGTTGCCGCTTTCTGGATGATAACCAAATTGTAACCAGTTCAGGAGATACCACCTG TGCCCTTTGGGATATTGAAACCGGGCAGCAAACAACCACCTTCACTGGCcatactggtgatgtcatgagcCTTTCCCTCGCCCCTGATACAAGGCTTTTTGTCTCTGGGGCTTGTGATGCTTCAGGCAAACTTTGGGACATTCGAGAAGGCATGTGCCGACAGACCTTCACTGGCCACGAGTCTGATATAAATGCCATTTGT TTCTTCCCTAATGGAAATGCGTTTGCAACTGGCTCAGATGATGCCACCTGCAGGCTGTTTGACCTACGTGCTGATCAGGAGTTGATGGTGTATTCCCATGACAACATCATTTGTGGCATTACATCTGTGGCATTTTCCAAGAGTGGTCGACTCCTGCTAGCTGGCTATGATGACTTCAATTGCAATGTTTGGGATACTCTGAAAGCGGACCGTGCTG GTGTGCTGGCTGGTCACGATAACCGTGTGAGCTGCCTGGGTGTGACTGATGATGGGATGGCAGTTGCAACAGGATCGTGGGATAGTTTTCTGAAGATCTGGAACTAA